The Gemmata palustris genome includes a region encoding these proteins:
- a CDS encoding ISAs1 family transposase: protein MSRSLVERLAELPDPRSRHGRQYPLVGLLTLCLVAVMAGHTTPEAIAQFGRLRQKRLGHALGFRNGNMPCPNTIAGLLRNLDPDHLDRIIGAWLGERHPEGWEHIALDGKRLRGSRDGEVPGAHLLAAYAPGAAAVVAQMTVEATTNEHKAALRLLGVLPPLGGAVVTGGAIFTQPDVCTAVQDRGGDYILYAKSNQGTLHADLEATFATGAGGDFSPRVTAPVGPGCRYRV, encoded by the coding sequence ATGTCCCGTTCACTGGTCGAGCGGTTGGCCGAGTTGCCGGATCCGCGGAGCCGTCACGGGCGCCAGTACCCGCTGGTGGGGCTGTTGACCCTGTGCCTCGTGGCGGTGATGGCCGGGCATACCACGCCCGAGGCGATTGCGCAGTTCGGTCGGCTGCGGCAGAAGCGACTGGGGCACGCGCTGGGGTTCAGGAACGGGAACATGCCGTGCCCCAACACCATCGCCGGGTTGCTGCGGAACCTGGACCCGGACCACCTGGACCGGATCATCGGCGCGTGGCTGGGGGAGCGGCATCCCGAGGGGTGGGAACACATCGCGTTGGACGGCAAGCGGTTGCGGGGCTCCCGGGACGGCGAGGTACCGGGCGCGCACCTGCTGGCCGCGTATGCCCCGGGCGCCGCGGCCGTGGTCGCCCAGATGACGGTCGAGGCCACCACCAACGAGCACAAGGCGGCGCTGCGGTTGTTGGGCGTGTTGCCCCCGCTGGGCGGAGCCGTGGTCACCGGGGGCGCCATCTTTACCCAGCCGGACGTGTGCACCGCAGTCCAAGACCGGGGCGGGGACTACATCCTGTACGCCAAGAGCAACCAAGGTACGCTGCACGCGGACCTGGAAGCCACGTTCGCCACCGGCGCCGGGGGCGACTTTTCCCCCCGGGTTACAGCGCCTGTGGGACCGGGATGCCGGTACCGCGTGTGA
- a CDS encoding ISAs1 family transposase produces the protein MSKGHGRIERRTITTTTWLNEYLTRWPGVQQVFRLERTRRVGGKATVEMVYGISSLSPVAAPPDALLGYTRTHWGIESLHHIRDVTLGEDRCRVRRGAAPRVLASLRNVAVYLLRRLGAGTIAAAVRTIVATPERALAALNQPVSISE, from the coding sequence TTGAGCAAGGGGCACGGGCGGATCGAGCGGCGGACCATTACCACCACCACGTGGCTCAACGAGTACCTGACCCGGTGGCCCGGGGTGCAACAGGTATTCCGGCTCGAGCGCACCCGCCGGGTCGGTGGGAAAGCAACCGTGGAGATGGTGTATGGGATCTCCAGCCTGAGCCCGGTGGCTGCGCCACCGGATGCGTTGCTCGGGTACACCCGCACCCACTGGGGGATCGAGAGCTTGCACCACATCCGCGACGTGACCCTGGGCGAGGACCGGTGCCGGGTCCGCCGGGGCGCGGCACCGCGGGTACTGGCGTCACTGCGGAACGTCGCCGTGTACCTGCTACGGCGCCTCGGTGCCGGCACCATTGCAGCGGCCGTTCGGACCATCGTTGCCACACCCGAACGGGCACTGGCGGCGCTTAATCAGCCAGTTTCAATCTCTGAGTAG
- the cimA gene encoding citramalate synthase, which produces MRVSIYDTTLRDGSQGEGVNFSLQDKLLLTRRLDEIGVDYIEGGYPLSNPKDFEYFQAVRELPLKHAKVCAFGMTRRKNAPAETDTCLKALLDAKTPVVTIVGKTWDFHVTEVLGTTLEENLRMIADSVAFCKSQGREVFYDAEHFFDGYRANPEYALKTLQAAATAGASVVILCDTNGGTMPERIAEVVGAAKRAVPCEVGIHCHNDCELAVANSLTAVRAGATQVQGTMNGIGERCGNVDLLSVIANLALKYKHEVLRPESLARLTETSRYVYELANMNFRVGQPFVGASAFAHKGGMHTHAVAKDPTTYEHITPEAVGNERRILVSELSGHSTILTKTAKYELNHDKALMTKILSAVQDLENQGYEFEAAEASFDLLVRKVAKEHKPWEVEKKLKLYKPWFERVTYRVNIEARENGTPITEATVRLKVAGQIEHTASEGDGPVNALDGALRKALVRFYPRLNEVQLTDYKVRVVNPRAGTAARVRVVIESRDGADVWGTVGVSENVIEASWLALVDAIEFKLFKDEDRPGR; this is translated from the coding sequence ATGCGCGTCTCCATCTATGACACCACGCTCCGCGACGGGAGCCAGGGCGAGGGCGTGAACTTCTCCCTGCAGGATAAACTGCTGCTCACGCGGCGGCTCGACGAGATCGGCGTGGACTACATCGAGGGCGGCTACCCGCTCTCGAACCCGAAGGATTTTGAATACTTCCAGGCGGTGCGCGAGTTGCCGCTGAAGCACGCGAAGGTGTGCGCGTTCGGGATGACGCGCCGGAAGAACGCGCCAGCGGAAACCGACACCTGCCTGAAGGCGCTGCTCGACGCCAAAACGCCGGTCGTCACCATCGTCGGGAAGACGTGGGACTTCCACGTTACAGAGGTACTCGGCACCACACTCGAAGAAAACCTGCGCATGATCGCCGACTCGGTGGCGTTCTGCAAAAGCCAGGGGCGCGAGGTGTTCTACGACGCGGAACACTTCTTCGACGGGTACCGCGCGAACCCCGAGTACGCGCTGAAGACGCTCCAGGCCGCAGCGACCGCGGGCGCGAGCGTCGTGATTCTGTGCGACACCAACGGCGGGACAATGCCCGAGCGGATCGCGGAAGTGGTGGGGGCCGCGAAGCGCGCAGTGCCGTGCGAGGTGGGCATCCACTGCCACAACGACTGCGAACTGGCGGTCGCGAACTCGCTTACCGCGGTGCGGGCCGGTGCGACGCAAGTTCAGGGCACGATGAACGGGATCGGTGAGCGGTGCGGCAACGTGGACCTGCTCAGCGTAATCGCGAACCTCGCGCTGAAGTACAAGCACGAGGTGCTGCGGCCCGAGAGTCTCGCGCGGCTCACGGAAACGTCGCGCTACGTTTACGAACTGGCGAACATGAACTTCCGCGTGGGTCAGCCGTTCGTGGGGGCCAGCGCGTTCGCCCACAAGGGCGGGATGCACACGCACGCGGTCGCGAAAGACCCGACGACCTACGAACACATCACGCCCGAGGCCGTCGGCAACGAGCGCCGGATTCTGGTGTCCGAACTGTCCGGGCACTCGACCATCCTGACGAAGACCGCGAAATACGAGCTGAACCACGACAAGGCGCTGATGACAAAGATCCTGAGCGCGGTGCAAGACCTGGAGAACCAGGGGTACGAGTTCGAGGCGGCGGAAGCGTCGTTCGACCTGCTGGTGCGGAAGGTCGCCAAAGAGCACAAGCCGTGGGAAGTCGAGAAGAAGCTGAAGCTCTACAAGCCGTGGTTCGAGCGGGTCACGTACCGCGTTAACATCGAGGCCCGCGAGAACGGCACGCCCATCACAGAGGCCACGGTCCGACTGAAGGTCGCCGGGCAGATCGAGCACACCGCGAGCGAGGGCGACGGCCCCGTGAACGCGCTCGACGGCGCGCTCCGCAAGGCGCTCGTGCGGTTCTACCCGCGCCTCAACGAAGTGCAGTTAACGGACTACAAGGTCCGCGTCGTGAACCCGCGCGCCGGCACCGCAGCCCGGGTGCGCGTGGTGATCGAATCGCGCGACGGCGCGGACGTGTGGGGCACAGTGGGCGTGAGCGAGAACGTCATCGAGGCGTCGTGGTTGGCGCTGGTTGATGCGATCGAGTTCAAGCTGTTCAAGGACGAGGACCGACCCGGGCGGTAA
- a CDS encoding valine--tRNA ligase, with translation MATELPKAYDSKAAQEKWLTFWEERGYFHSKPDSTRKPFTIVIPPPNVTGALHMGHALNNTLQDVLIRWRRMQGYNALWMPGTDHAGIATQSVVERLVFAQEKKTRHDLGRDELVKRIWEWKDKYETRILGQLREMGASCDWSRTRFTLDPVCARAVRETFFRMFRDGYIYRGKRLVNWDTHLQTSVADDETYTEDTKSGFWTFKYAVDGEADTFISFSTTRPETMLGDTAVCVHPSDERYKALIGKFVMQPHTGRKIPIIADGQLADPTLGTGCVKVTPAHDPNDYACWQRHPEIGIINILNPDGTINENGGEYRGMDRYKAREAVTKKMEELGLYVEKADRVVPLKFSDRSKSPIEPLLSDQWFVKMADRDDGKAGLAQMTMDAVTDGRVKFFPERYARSYLDWLGEKRDWCISRQLWWGHRIPVWSKTYPDAASLAAAADWWENTWRADQTFAAETAVQVHQDALTLHVCVREERDAYFDDFEAFGFTQSEDVLDTWFSSALWPHSTLGWPGPALPEEKAGRVAPDWEKDRYYYPTSVLVTNRDIITLWVARMVLTGLYNLDKIPFSHVYIHPKVMDGFGEGMSKSKGNGVDPLDIIERYGTDAMRYGMVKLATETQDSRLPVSNVCPHCGKEVPVKQEHMYMRTKKLACPECKQPFRPGGPWPTDDPELKTAKQGSDRFEEGRNFANKMWNATRFLLMNLEGYAPGAVKLDELPTEDKWLLSRLATTTKAVTAALEGYHFSDVARLLYDFVWSEFCDWYIEMSKGRLKDATARPLAQRVLAGVLDGILRLVQPVMPFVAESLWQALNEAAPERGLPAPTKAEESVCIAKWPSYPDAWVSAEVEARFARMQDLVKSVREVRNRYQVDDKTRLDVSVKSSDAVAADFNALATFIGPLAGIATLTAGPTATKPKQAGGIVRPEFEAYVSLAGLIDVGAEIKRLEKQIGDKRKSLDGTKAKLANEKFVAGAPPEVVQQQRDLVTDVEKQIAAMEENLKDLQSA, from the coding sequence ATGGCGACCGAACTCCCGAAGGCATACGACTCGAAGGCGGCCCAGGAGAAGTGGCTCACGTTCTGGGAGGAACGCGGGTACTTCCACAGCAAGCCGGATTCTACTAGGAAACCGTTCACCATCGTGATCCCGCCGCCGAACGTGACCGGCGCGCTTCACATGGGGCACGCGCTCAACAACACGCTCCAGGACGTGTTGATCCGCTGGCGCCGGATGCAGGGCTATAACGCGCTCTGGATGCCCGGCACCGACCACGCCGGTATCGCCACGCAATCCGTGGTGGAGCGACTCGTGTTCGCCCAGGAAAAGAAGACGCGCCACGACTTGGGCCGCGACGAGTTGGTGAAGCGCATCTGGGAGTGGAAGGACAAGTACGAGACGCGCATCCTCGGCCAGCTCCGCGAAATGGGCGCGAGCTGCGACTGGAGTCGAACGCGGTTCACGCTCGATCCGGTGTGCGCCCGGGCCGTGCGCGAGACGTTCTTCCGCATGTTCCGCGACGGCTACATCTACCGCGGCAAGCGGCTGGTGAACTGGGACACGCACCTGCAAACGTCCGTGGCCGACGACGAGACGTACACCGAGGACACCAAGAGCGGGTTCTGGACGTTCAAGTACGCCGTGGACGGCGAAGCCGATACCTTCATCTCGTTCAGCACCACGCGACCCGAGACGATGCTCGGCGACACCGCGGTGTGCGTACATCCCAGCGACGAGCGGTACAAGGCGCTCATCGGCAAGTTCGTGATGCAGCCGCACACCGGGCGGAAGATCCCGATCATCGCTGACGGCCAACTCGCGGACCCGACGCTCGGCACGGGCTGCGTGAAGGTGACGCCCGCCCACGACCCGAACGACTACGCCTGTTGGCAGCGCCACCCGGAAATCGGGATCATCAACATCCTGAATCCCGACGGCACGATCAACGAGAACGGCGGCGAATATAGGGGGATGGACCGCTACAAGGCCCGCGAAGCCGTGACGAAGAAGATGGAGGAACTCGGCCTCTATGTGGAGAAGGCCGACCGCGTGGTGCCGCTGAAGTTCAGCGACCGCAGCAAGTCGCCGATCGAGCCGCTGCTGTCGGACCAGTGGTTCGTGAAGATGGCGGACCGCGACGACGGCAAAGCCGGCCTCGCCCAGATGACAATGGACGCCGTGACCGATGGTCGCGTGAAGTTCTTCCCGGAACGTTACGCGCGCTCGTACCTCGACTGGCTCGGCGAAAAACGCGATTGGTGCATCAGCCGGCAACTGTGGTGGGGCCACCGCATCCCGGTGTGGTCGAAGACATACCCTGACGCGGCAAGCCTCGCCGCGGCTGCTGATTGGTGGGAGAACACTTGGAGGGCTGATCAAACGTTCGCGGCGGAAACCGCCGTCCAAGTACATCAGGACGCATTGACACTCCACGTGTGCGTGCGCGAGGAACGTGATGCGTATTTCGATGACTTTGAAGCCTTCGGCTTCACCCAATCCGAAGACGTGCTCGACACGTGGTTCTCGTCCGCGCTCTGGCCGCATTCGACACTCGGCTGGCCCGGGCCGGCGCTGCCCGAAGAGAAGGCGGGTCGTGTGGCGCCCGACTGGGAAAAGGACCGCTACTACTACCCCACATCGGTGCTGGTGACCAACCGCGACATTATCACGCTGTGGGTGGCGCGGATGGTGCTGACGGGGTTGTACAACCTGGACAAAATCCCATTCAGCCACGTGTATATCCACCCGAAGGTGATGGACGGATTCGGCGAGGGTATGTCGAAGTCGAAGGGCAACGGCGTGGACCCGCTCGACATCATTGAGCGTTACGGCACCGATGCGATGCGCTACGGCATGGTGAAGCTCGCCACCGAAACGCAGGATTCGCGGCTGCCGGTGTCGAACGTGTGCCCACACTGCGGCAAGGAAGTGCCGGTGAAGCAAGAGCACATGTACATGCGGACGAAAAAGCTCGCCTGTCCAGAGTGCAAACAGCCGTTCCGCCCGGGCGGGCCGTGGCCGACAGACGACCCGGAACTGAAGACCGCGAAGCAGGGCTCCGACCGCTTCGAGGAGGGCCGGAACTTCGCCAACAAGATGTGGAACGCAACGCGGTTCCTGCTCATGAACCTGGAGGGCTACGCGCCCGGCGCCGTGAAGTTGGACGAACTGCCCACGGAAGATAAGTGGCTGCTCTCCCGGCTCGCGACCACCACGAAGGCCGTGACAGCAGCGCTGGAGGGCTACCACTTCAGTGACGTGGCACGGCTCCTCTACGACTTCGTGTGGAGCGAGTTCTGCGACTGGTACATCGAAATGTCGAAGGGGCGCCTGAAGGACGCCACCGCGCGCCCGCTCGCGCAGCGCGTGCTCGCCGGGGTGCTCGATGGTATCCTGCGGTTGGTGCAACCGGTGATGCCGTTCGTGGCGGAATCACTGTGGCAGGCGCTCAACGAAGCCGCACCCGAGCGCGGCCTCCCGGCACCCACGAAGGCCGAAGAGAGTGTGTGCATCGCGAAGTGGCCGAGCTACCCCGACGCATGGGTGAGCGCCGAGGTGGAAGCTCGCTTCGCGCGGATGCAGGATCTCGTGAAGAGCGTGCGCGAGGTGCGCAACCGCTACCAGGTGGACGACAAGACGCGCCTCGACGTGTCGGTGAAATCGTCCGATGCGGTGGCGGCCGATTTCAATGCGCTCGCGACGTTCATCGGGCCGCTCGCGGGGATCGCGACCCTCACCGCCGGCCCGACCGCAACCAAGCCGAAGCAGGCCGGCGGCATCGTGCGGCCCGAGTTCGAGGCTTACGTTTCGCTCGCCGGGCTGATCGACGTGGGCGCCGAGATCAAGCGCCTCGAAAAGCAGATCGGTGACAAACGGAAGTCACTCGACGGCACAAAGGCCAAACTCGCGAACGAGAAGTTCGTGGCCGGCGCCCCACCCGAAGTGGTGCAACAGCAGCGCGATTTGGTGACTGATGTCGAGAAGCAAATCGCCGCGATGGAAGAGAACCTGAAGGACTTGCAATCGGCTTGA
- a CDS encoding DUF1559 family PulG-like putative transporter → MPIVPRSIGRRSAFTLIELLVVIAIIAILIGLLLPAVQKVREAAARLKCQNNLKQIGLALHNYHDANQRFPTGRPVFPSSLSASLGGAQMPAFLAYQPGSSSAISPEEIGGWMMRVLPYVEQDAVQRLTAGKSAGDVATGFSAMSAVSVSVYACPSAVAPTAGANPTPLPAWASYAGVTGSNENTDPSTGPLGMNATNGMFPVKTPFGPDTSVRPRVQMTSITDGLSNTVAVGERHVTLRGTTWAGADYHTLLAFPNQNSFGGVGPNGAITLTACPGSLPGRYAPFVASDSCSQDRYNSPHTAGGNWLLADGSVRLFAYSAGTTVLPAMVTIAGSEVVTE, encoded by the coding sequence ATGCCCATTGTCCCCCGTTCGATCGGCCGCCGAAGCGCGTTCACGCTCATTGAATTATTGGTGGTGATCGCCATTATCGCGATCCTCATCGGGTTGCTCCTGCCCGCGGTGCAAAAGGTGCGCGAGGCCGCGGCGCGCTTGAAGTGCCAAAACAACCTGAAGCAGATCGGCCTGGCCCTTCACAACTATCACGACGCGAACCAGCGGTTCCCCACGGGCCGGCCGGTCTTCCCGTCCAGCCTGAGTGCGAGCCTGGGCGGGGCACAGATGCCCGCGTTCCTGGCGTACCAGCCCGGCAGTTCGTCCGCGATCTCGCCCGAAGAGATCGGCGGCTGGATGATGCGCGTGCTGCCCTACGTCGAACAGGACGCCGTGCAGCGCCTGACCGCCGGCAAGTCCGCGGGGGACGTCGCGACCGGGTTCTCCGCGATGAGCGCCGTGTCCGTCTCGGTTTACGCGTGCCCGTCGGCCGTTGCACCGACCGCCGGGGCCAACCCGACACCGCTCCCCGCGTGGGCCAGCTACGCGGGCGTCACCGGGAGCAACGAAAACACCGACCCGAGCACCGGCCCGCTCGGGATGAACGCGACCAACGGCATGTTCCCGGTGAAGACGCCGTTCGGCCCGGACACGAGCGTGCGCCCGCGCGTGCAAATGACGAGCATCACGGACGGGCTGAGCAACACGGTCGCGGTCGGCGAGCGGCACGTGACGCTGCGCGGAACGACCTGGGCCGGGGCCGACTACCACACCCTGCTCGCGTTCCCCAACCAGAACTCGTTCGGCGGCGTCGGCCCGAACGGGGCGATCACCCTGACCGCGTGCCCGGGCTCGCTCCCGGGGCGGTACGCGCCGTTCGTCGCGTCCGATTCGTGCAGCCAGGACCGGTACAACAGCCCGCACACCGCCGGAGGGAACTGGCTCCTGGCCGACGGCAGCGTGCGGCTGTTCGCGTACAGCGCGGGCACGACCGTCCTCCCCGCGATGGTGACCATCGCCGGCAGCGAGGTGGTCACCGAATGA
- a CDS encoding sigma-70 family RNA polymerase sigma factor encodes MSVNRLNDPAGPAADGELSDRELLQRFQARNDEAAFAAVLQRHGPMVLRACRRVLDRAEDAEDVFQATFLVLARKAGTVTWRESVGTWLHEAANRLARDVRRSRARRQAREARQPARESGDALTEVSSRELLTILDDEMAGLPEECRAPLLLCCLEGMSGDEAADHLGCSPSTLKRRLRQGRELLQARLARRGIALSVAGLTTLLTGGIGAARVPTELATVTTRAAVLTGAGAPLTPGLVSPAAVALMRRLVPVVSAKVKIAIGLLVLGGLCAVAVVSGKWNTVGGAPEGAEAHAPGEAPNAPAPGKPTVPVTVETSLRTNAGQIRQFVLDGDPTTAFASATNPGPADHFTLIFDRAVAVKGIDVRTGGANGGWALAGGRLEVSGDGAVFEPLAQFAGGTARGDAGGRKVIAVRVRPVAQQHPLMIREITIDSEPALARFRHPIEFAVDTTAAPELAEWAERTTRACERFYPTIVDELAADGFRPPTLIPFIVRRDPAALVAASRGRLIVSAGYFEANPRDTGAVVHATSYIVQAYHGRATPDWLVQGVADYIRFFKFEPGAIGPPDPDTARYDGDSKETAAFLAYLVASYEPTFVRRLNAALREGRYTDDLWVSLTGKSLRELGEEWHRSLRR; translated from the coding sequence ATGTCGGTCAATCGACTCAACGACCCCGCGGGACCGGCTGCCGACGGCGAACTGTCCGACCGGGAACTGCTCCAGCGGTTCCAGGCCCGGAACGACGAGGCCGCGTTCGCCGCGGTGCTCCAGCGACACGGGCCGATGGTCCTGCGCGCGTGTCGGCGCGTGCTCGACCGCGCGGAAGACGCCGAGGACGTGTTCCAGGCGACGTTCCTCGTGCTCGCGCGCAAGGCCGGAACTGTGACCTGGCGCGAATCGGTTGGCACTTGGCTCCACGAGGCCGCCAACCGGCTCGCCCGGGACGTGCGCCGGAGCCGCGCGCGCCGACAGGCGCGGGAGGCCCGCCAGCCGGCGCGCGAGAGCGGTGACGCACTCACCGAGGTGAGTAGCCGCGAACTGCTGACGATCCTCGACGACGAGATGGCCGGGCTGCCCGAAGAGTGCCGCGCGCCGCTGCTCCTGTGTTGCCTGGAGGGGATGAGCGGCGACGAAGCGGCCGACCACCTCGGGTGCTCCCCGAGCACGCTGAAGCGGCGGCTCCGCCAGGGGCGCGAGTTGCTCCAGGCCCGGCTCGCACGGCGCGGAATCGCACTGTCGGTCGCGGGGCTCACCACGCTCCTGACGGGCGGCATCGGCGCGGCGCGCGTGCCCACCGAACTGGCCACTGTGACGACGCGGGCCGCCGTGCTGACCGGCGCGGGCGCGCCTCTCACCCCCGGACTGGTTTCACCCGCGGCCGTGGCGCTGATGCGCCGACTGGTGCCGGTGGTGTCGGCCAAAGTGAAAATCGCGATCGGGCTACTGGTTCTCGGCGGGCTGTGTGCCGTTGCGGTCGTCTCGGGAAAATGGAACACGGTCGGCGGTGCCCCTGAAGGCGCGGAAGCGCACGCGCCGGGCGAAGCGCCCAATGCACCCGCGCCGGGCAAGCCGACGGTGCCGGTGACGGTGGAGACGAGCCTCCGAACGAACGCCGGGCAGATCCGCCAGTTCGTGCTCGACGGTGACCCCACAACGGCGTTCGCATCGGCTACCAACCCGGGGCCAGCGGATCACTTCACGCTCATATTCGACCGCGCGGTTGCCGTGAAGGGCATTGATGTGCGCACCGGCGGCGCGAACGGCGGGTGGGCGCTGGCGGGCGGGCGCCTGGAAGTGTCCGGGGACGGTGCGGTTTTCGAGCCGCTGGCCCAATTCGCTGGCGGAACGGCGCGGGGTGACGCGGGTGGGCGAAAAGTGATCGCGGTCCGGGTCCGCCCGGTCGCCCAACAACACCCGCTCATGATTCGCGAGATCACAATCGACTCCGAACCGGCGCTGGCCCGGTTCCGGCACCCGATCGAGTTCGCGGTAGACACGACCGCGGCCCCGGAACTGGCGGAGTGGGCCGAGCGCACGACACGGGCGTGCGAGCGGTTCTACCCGACGATCGTCGACGAACTCGCGGCCGACGGGTTCCGCCCGCCGACACTGATCCCGTTCATCGTGCGCCGCGATCCGGCGGCACTGGTGGCCGCATCACGCGGCCGGCTGATCGTCTCCGCGGGGTACTTTGAAGCGAACCCGCGCGACACCGGGGCGGTGGTCCATGCGACCTCTTACATCGTTCAGGCGTACCACGGGCGCGCGACCCCGGACTGGCTCGTGCAGGGCGTCGCGGACTACATTCGGTTCTTCAAGTTCGAGCCGGGCGCGATCGGCCCGCCCGACCCGGACACCGCCCGGTACGACGGCGACTCGAAGGAGACCGCCGCGTTCCTGGCCTACCTCGTTGCGTCCTACGAGCCCACTTTTGTGCGTCGACTCAATGCGGCCCTGCGCGAGGGGCGCTACACCGACGACCTGTGGGTGTCACTGACCGGGAAATCTCTCCGCGAGCTCGGTGAAGAGTGGCACCGCTCGCTCCGCCGCTGA
- a CDS encoding DUF6159 family protein, producing the protein MFDRISNGFSLAGSTWRVLVRDKHLLLFPLVSGFLFLLVMLSFAVPLATLVDWNQFQAQLQKNNNRPPVWVYAVSFAFYFCTYFVIIFCNSALISCAMLRFNGETPSLGDGFRMALSRLPQIFAWAVVSATVGVLLKVIENAHEKAGEIVAWLLGSAWSIMTFFVVPVLVVEKVGPVAAVGRSVSLLRKTWGEALVGNMGLNFILFLLFLPVILLFVVGVLLLVQGSTVPGAALLVAAGIAFLLHMAVSSALHTIFLAALYQYASDRRIPEGFDRHSMESAFAHG; encoded by the coding sequence ATGTTCGACCGCATCTCGAACGGTTTTTCCCTCGCCGGGAGCACCTGGCGCGTCCTCGTGCGGGACAAACACCTGCTGCTCTTCCCGCTCGTAAGCGGGTTCCTGTTCCTGCTCGTGATGCTCAGCTTCGCGGTGCCACTGGCCACGCTGGTCGATTGGAACCAGTTCCAGGCGCAACTCCAGAAGAACAACAACCGGCCCCCGGTCTGGGTGTACGCGGTCTCGTTCGCGTTCTACTTCTGCACGTACTTTGTCATCATCTTCTGCAACTCGGCGCTGATTAGTTGCGCGATGCTCCGGTTCAATGGCGAGACCCCGAGCCTCGGCGACGGGTTCCGGATGGCGCTCTCCCGGCTCCCGCAAATCTTCGCGTGGGCGGTAGTGTCGGCCACCGTGGGCGTGCTGCTGAAGGTGATCGAGAACGCGCACGAGAAGGCCGGCGAGATCGTCGCGTGGCTCCTGGGCAGTGCGTGGTCGATCATGACGTTCTTCGTCGTACCGGTGCTGGTCGTGGAGAAGGTCGGGCCGGTCGCCGCGGTGGGCCGGTCGGTGTCGCTGCTCCGCAAGACGTGGGGCGAAGCGCTCGTCGGCAACATGGGCCTGAACTTCATCCTGTTCCTGCTCTTCCTGCCGGTGATCCTGCTGTTCGTGGTCGGCGTGCTCCTCTTGGTTCAGGGCTCGACCGTACCGGGGGCCGCACTGCTGGTCGCGGCCGGGATCGCGTTCCTTCTGCACATGGCCGTGAGTTCGGCGCTGCACACGATCTTCCTCGCCGCGCTGTACCAGTACGCCTCCGACCGGCGCATCCCCGAAGGGTTCGACCGCCACTCGATGGAATCCGCGTTCGCGCACGGGTGA
- a CDS encoding nucleotidyltransferase family protein, with protein MIQAVEDVRERCELAARTLEAAGIPYAVVGGHAVANWIASIDRGSVRNTRDVDILVRRDDLEHIKAALDSVGFDYAEVTGIHLFVKRPDGKPSEGIHIIFAGERVFPNDPVPAPEVNESARSAAFQVLELEPLVRMKLVAFRRKDQVHLQDMVRLGLLDATWPGRFPEPLAERLREILADPDG; from the coding sequence ATGATCCAAGCCGTGGAAGACGTGCGCGAGCGCTGCGAACTGGCGGCCAGAACGCTGGAGGCCGCCGGCATTCCTTACGCGGTTGTCGGGGGGCACGCGGTCGCGAACTGGATCGCCAGTATCGACCGAGGCTCCGTGCGGAACACGAGAGACGTGGATATTCTCGTTCGACGGGATGATCTGGAGCACATCAAAGCCGCCCTGGATTCCGTCGGCTTCGACTACGCCGAAGTCACGGGTATCCACCTATTCGTGAAGCGCCCGGACGGAAAACCGAGCGAGGGCATTCACATCATCTTCGCAGGGGAAAGGGTATTCCCCAATGATCCCGTCCCTGCTCCCGAAGTAAACGAATCCGCCCGCAGTGCCGCGTTCCAAGTTCTTGAACTTGAACCACTCGTGAGAATGAAGCTGGTCGCGTTCCGTCGGAAAGACCAAGTGCATTTGCAGGACATGGTGCGGCTCGGCTTGCTCGACGCCACGTGGCCGGGCCGGTTCCCGGAGCCATTAGCCGAAAGATTGCGGGAAATTCTCGCCGATCCCGACGGCTGA